The DNA region TCTCTGTAAAGATGAGACTGAGCTATGAATTTATTAGGGTCAGTTTATTTAATATGTAATTACTTGCATGTAATTTAACTAAGGTATATATACACTGGTCGTCAAATCGCGTCATTATTGAAACAAAGGGGCCGTCAAAACCAGTCATTAAGGATTTGGGGGGGACGTCTTTATGGGGGAAAGAGTTAAAGTCAGATTACATCAGTTCAAAAGATGATTGGGGCCTGGGTGGGTGCTCAAGTGAAAAACATCATTTGAGCTGATGTAATGGCAGAGGTTACATGCAGGGGGAGGACTTAAGAGTAATGGGGAAGAGATAGAGTAGACTCACATGACGTGCACGATAACCCCCATGCCAGAGACGGCGTCCCTGTCCACAGCATTCAACATGGCCTGGGAGATGGTCTCAAACAGGTCATCGGGCCCCTGTGGACAcacaacagaaacagacagattagcacggcaacacacactgcaagaaAGGCAGCATGTTcaataagtacacacacagagcagtccACTTCCGCAGACTTCTACACTCACTCATATTATTCTCACAACAGTCAACATCAAGCACTTTCAGAGGGAACATACAGGTTAGAAAGACACTACAAGTCTTGTAAGAGCATGAACTCACCGTGCAATACATACTCTAACATCATTCTAAGACAAGCACCTTTAAAAGGTAACACTGATGGGCAGCTGGATAAAAGGGACATCACAGGGTAGGAAAAAGGGCCAATTCATGGCTGCACAGGCTTCGAGGCAGATGTTTTGCCTCGAGGAATTTTCATAATCGAGTTAATCGATTAACTCGAAGAATCGTTGCAGCCCTACCGTGCAATACATATACTCTAACATCATTCTAAGACAAGCACCTTTAAAAGGTAACACTGATGGGCAGCTGGATAAAAGGGACATCACAGGGTAGGAAAAAGGGCCAATTCATGGCTGCACAGGCTTCGAGGCAGATGTTTTGCCTCGAGGAATTTTCATAATCGAGTTAATCGAGTAACTCGAAGAATCGTTGCAGCCCTACCGTGCAATACATATACTCTAACATCATTCTAAGACAAGCACCTTTAAAAGGTAACACTGATGGGGAGCTGGATAAAAGGGACATCACAGGGTAGGAAAAAGGGCCAATTCATGGCTGCACAGGCGTTGACGTGATGCGATTAGCTAACGTAATGTGATGTGTGCACTGACTTAATGCCAACAGACTTCCAGACAAACCTAAAGAGCACTTCTCTTGAAAACCTGTCATCACAAGTTAGACTCGTCAAAGGTGGTGTGGTACTCTCCACCACTTACACCGAGTGCCAGAAGGACACAGGACCCTGTATATTTAGGGGGACCCGGGACCCTGTGTGTTTAGGGGGACCCGGGACCCTGTGTGTTTAGGGGAACCAGGACCCTGTGTGTTTAGGGGAACCAGGACCCTGTGTGTTTAGGGGAACCAGGACCCTGTGTGTTTAGGGGAACCAGGACCCTGTGTGTTTAGGGGAACCAGGACCCTGTGTGTTTAGGGGAACCAGGACCCTGTGTGTTTAGGGGAACCAGGACCCTGTGTGTTTAGGGGACCCGGGACCCTGTGTGTTTAGGGGAACCAGGACCCTGTGTGTTTAGGGGAACCAGGACCCTGTGTGTTTAGGGGAACCAGGACCCTGTGTGTTTAGGGGAACCAGGACCCTGCGTGTTTAGGGGAACCAGGACCCTGCGTGTTTAGAGGGACCCGTGACCCTGTATGTTAAGGGAACCAGGACCCTGTGTGTTTGCTTGGAGGCGGCTCACTCACCAGATCGGGCTCCCATAGAGACTCGCACATGCCGTACATTTGCTCTGAACACGTGCCGCTCACGACAAAGTCCTCCGTCACCATGGGGCAGCCGATGAGGTCCAGGGAGCAGATGAAGGGCTCGAGGGTCTTGGGGTCCAGCCCAGCGATGACGGGCTCAATGTAGTAAGGCCCAAacctgaggggggaggggggcaccaTTTCAATTGTGGATTAGGAAGGCAGGTGCACCGACACATCCATCATCTTGTTTCTCCAACGATACACACTATATTAGCCTTGGAATACCCATGATACGAACTTTCTgcaaatttgggatttgctctgGAACTTCGCCTGGCCAAGAGACCACTGAAGCCCATTTCAAAACTCGGGCACGCAAATACAATCGCTAATCCCACATGGATGCGTATTTCTTTGAGACTGAGTAAACAACATTTATAATCTTTGTTTACAAGATTTCTACACTTCTGAAACAATTTGGTACTTATTGCACCAATTTAGGTTTAATTTCACGCCCCTGCTGGAAGTTGTATATCAATTAACCTCTCTCAATTGAGATAGGCCTGGTGTCAATGAGGCTACAACTGTACAAATCTATTGACAAAATCACAACTAAAAATCAGAGCATGAAAACCTGACAGACTAGCTTTGCCGCCTACATATAAATACAactttattttctgttttgagGTGGGGAGCGGGATCAGAGGCCTTAAAAAAACACTGTAACTGACCAGCGTAAACTTCAGACTCCAGTAGCTTATCGCTTAATTTCATCACATCACTTAATTCCATCACAAGTGTCAATTGTACGGAATGGTGTTACAGCCTGAGCACTGAACGGAATATGGTTACCTTACCTTACTACCTTACTACTAACAACTACAATTACTCTACAGAACCAGTACACAGTGCATCTCCAGTCTAAGGTTGGTCCCTTGGTGAGAATAACTCCCACGAAATAAAgattgaatgaatggatgaatgaatgaatgaatgacccTGTACAGCTGCTCATAAAAGAACACTTCATAACTACACACCTCCTTTCGTAGAGAAGGTTGGACACCATGCTCATAAATGTCTTTGGTTTGATCTGACGACCCTCCTTCAGCTCATACAGATTCAGACGGAACTTCAGTCTTTGcgatctaaaaaaaaaaggcaaggaTAACATTAACACAAAGTGAGCAGAATCCATAAACTGCTACAATTTAATACTTGACCGTtagtaatgaatgtgaaattACAGTACGGTAGAAAATGacaaatgcaaacatacacTGTTTGTACGTCAGTTGCAAGTCCCGCCAGGCCGATGTAGAGTCTGTCTCCCATAGGAAAGACTTTCTGGAAGTCGGTGGTGACCATCTGTGCTTGAATCCCAAACCGCCGGTCTGCTGCGATGGCCACACAGTCTTTGCCCCGCATGGCCATGACGGCCCCTCCGTTATAGGACATAATAGACTACAAGCACACGGGAGAAATTAATATATTGTATTAATATCTTCACACCTACATCTGTCAAAAGATACCAACGAGACTATGGCTAATTTACCTACTGGCATAGTTTGCTTTGTGATAAACACTGACAGCTCGAGTGAAAATAACTGGCAATGTGATGAAAGTAGAGCTAACATAACAGGTAAGTAAGTAGCTGCTAGCGGTAATGTTCACTTCAGGCAACCAACTGCGGCAAACAACGATATTTGTCTGCAATATTAACGTTAGAATCCATCATTCGTTTAGGTAGTAGCACAGGTTTCTACAAACCATCACTTTCGATTTAGCTCGCAGCAGATGCCTGTAACTTCTAAgttggctaacgttagcgaGCTGCTAGGTTAGATGTCTTGCTAACACTCAAATTATCATAACTAAGTTGACTGTCTCAAAACCTTTATTTTAACAACTGGCTTCAGTTCAATGGATTCATACAAGACCTAGAACATGTATATTTTCTGCAAAATAAGAAACAGGCGATAATTTACCAGTTATGGCTTACCAACACAAATGTTTTAAGCTGACATCATTTAGCCAacctagctaacttgctaattcATGTTAGCAGGACAATTCAACTGTGATTCAGTCATTGTTCAACCCCTTATTGTACAGACATATGCGATCTTCAGTAGCATAGAGTTAATTTACTCACCATTTTGAAATGTATAAGTTTGTCGTTTTTAGCCTTAAAATTATACTGCCGTCTTTGTGCACGGACAGTTTCAGTTAGAAGAAATTCAAGCCCACAGTGACTACACGATTTCTGAGCGAATCAACCACCAAGAGCGGTGGCCGGCTTCCCTTTGTCAGTGATTGGCTATCCATTGAACTTCCTTGTAACATCCTTTCTTTGATTGGCTAAGTAGGCAACGAGGCACTGCCCATAGAAAGCAAGAGTGGTTGAGGAGTGAGTGGACCAACACCACACCCTAGCGGTGGAATTGTATAGTGTTCAAGCTGAGGAACATTATGCCTTTGAAGGGAATGTGTGCTATGTTTTTACAGTAACCTTCTCCAATGCCATAAACATCAGTAAACTGTCTTTGGCCAAACCCTGGCCAGCATCTTAAAATgctatattttcttttttcccttccaaTTTCTTGGCCTTTTTTTTGGTGTGAACAGCAACGATTCTAAAGCACTCTTTGGTGATTagtgactgtgatgtcataatacACAACATCAAAGTCTGACATTCTTACTATTTGAGAAGAGCAATGTGTCAATTTGAGATCTCTGACTTTCTAAGTAAGATGTGACACTGCCAGAAAATAAGGTAAGCCAATGGGAAGCACAAATAATTTGATTCACTCTCACATGCATTGATTCAATATTGCTTTCTTGCGTAAATATTGAAAGGTGATAAACCAAGATTTGTTCATAACTACAAACATAACTGTGATTAACTGCAAACATAGCATGGGTCATGAGAACATTAATAAGAGAACATTAGCATGGGTATGTCAACAAGTGTCAAAAGCACTTTTGTATTCCACATAGGACACATATTGTTGATTCTGTCACAATGAAGCGCTGTTATAACCTGCTACTTTGGAGATGTcgaaattctatgaaaaatatTCCATGCAGCAAAGTGTCACCTCATTTTGACAGTAAATAAGTGTAAAGGTTTATTCAAAAGATACAAGGAACTAAATAGGCTTTTGGAAGTAGGCTATTGGCTTACACTTGATTGTGAATACATTAAGAAtgtattgtcttttttttttttttttttaatttttcaaAGACATTGCTTTGTTTTATATCAGCTGATTGATACTGATGAGTAAAATATTCTGTGATTTGTCTTTAAGTAAATTCAGAAGTCCAGTGGGAGGACTAATGCCATGGAGAACCATGGCACACCTGGTGAAGGTAATCAAACAGTCACAGTATTTCCGCTGATTCTCAATACGGTAtattgcatgtgtctgtatttaAATAATTTAAATAGCAGAAAAGTGAAATTATTCAAGTATATTAGTAAGATTGACATACAGGAGAAGTTCAGattgtgtttattgttgttgttgttgatgatgttgatgttgttgtttgttcattcATAACCTTCCGATTGCCCTGAGCAGCCTCTGCTCCAAAGGCTCACCTTAATGTCCAGCCCTCAGAGGAAGGTCATCTGATGGCACCCACCACCAATGAGATGCCTGAGGAGCTTTCACCACTCACTGACTACCTGACCGATCTAACGGAGCAGTACGCTGACCTTTTCTCTTTGTAACATAGAGAGCATGTTAATTCTGCAGAAGCACTTCAAAActgattttttgtgtgtggtcatAGCTTACAACAAATAATATGATCTTTTTCTTCCTGAAGGGAATGGGTGGCCTTTTCTCAGGCAACCGGCGACCCTGTAAGTTGTCTGATGTACTAGGTATTCTCTCAGATTGCTCGTCtgtcgtttaaaaaaaaaaggcagacttTTTTCTGTCGCCTCGTTAAATGTAGACTTCCTGTCTTCCGATTCTGAACAGGTCACAAGGGCGCAGTTTTTGAAACTGTGCGTGAACATGGTGCAGCATGTGACCATGAGCTCCATGAACGCGGTCGTTCCAGCGCTCATGAAGCTGCTAAGGGAGGACCCACAGCAGTTCCTGGCCAGTCCAGAGACGCACTGCCTTTCAGATTTGGAGACAGCCGGCACATCACTCAGATGCAAGGAAGAGGGACAGCACGTCGCAGTGCTCGATAACACCATGCTGATGAACGTGGATCCAAAAGGGAGCAGTGGTCATACTCAGGAAGTGACAACACCTGACTCCCACCCCTCTGCTGTGGAGAGGTAAGTTCATTTACAGAACATAACTTTAAGACGACTGAAGATATTCAATGTAAAAATGAAACATATGTTGCTGTAGATGTCCCAAcaaatgtgcttttgtttgaatgaataataaaataaagatcaagcttttttttttttttttgatgatgaTCTTATTCAGGTCCCATCAGATGTCATTACTAGATCACTTTGGTATCACAGAGGAAGGCATCAAACAGAGCGTCCAGGCAACCTTAAAGGAGCTGAACGTGGTGGGCTGCCGGGCAGTCAGTGAAGAGTTGACCCACTCCATCGTAATGGAAGCTGTCGCATGGGTGAACACTACTCTAGCTGAGTTCAAAAAGACCGCCTCCAGTGCACCAAAGAGCTCAGCCCCTCATGAGATCTTCAACGCCGAGGAGTTTGTCGAGAAGATCAGCATGAAGCTGGAAAGT from Sardina pilchardus chromosome 1, fSarPil1.1, whole genome shotgun sequence includes:
- the psmb3 gene encoding proteasome subunit beta type-3, producing the protein MSIMSYNGGAVMAMRGKDCVAIAADRRFGIQAQMVTTDFQKVFPMGDRLYIGLAGLATDVQTVSQRLKFRLNLYELKEGRQIKPKTFMSMVSNLLYERRFGPYYIEPVIAGLDPKTLEPFICSLDLIGCPMVTEDFVVSGTCSEQMYGMCESLWEPDLGPDDLFETISQAMLNAVDRDAVSGMGVIVHVIEKDKITTRTLKARMD